From Camelus dromedarius isolate mCamDro1 chromosome 12, mCamDro1.pat, whole genome shotgun sequence, the proteins below share one genomic window:
- the PRSS23 gene encoding serine protease 23, translated as MAGTPGLLFLLLSLLLHTVGPVSPYSTHWKPTWPAYRLPVVLPQSTFNLAEPEFGAEAKLEVSSSCGPQCHKGAPLPTYEDVKQYLSYETLYANGSRTETQVGIYVLRSGQGESPGKSRRKRQIYGYDSRFSIFGKDFLLNYPFSTSVKLSTGCTGTLVAEKHVLTAAHCIHDGKTYVKGTQKLRVGFLKPKFKDGGQGANNASSAMPEKMKFQWIRVKRTHVPKGWIKGNANDIGMDYDYALLELKKPHKRKFMKIGVSPPAKQLPGGRIHFSGYDNDRPGNLVYRFCDVKDETYDLLYQQCDAQPGASGSGVYVRMWKRQQQKWERKIIGIFSGHQWVDMNGSPQDFNVAVRITPLKYAQICYWIKGNYLDCREG; from the coding sequence ATGGCGGGGACTCCgggcctccttttcctcctcctctccctcctcctccatacTGTCGGGCCGGTGAGCCCCTACAGCACCCACTGGAAACCCACCTGGCCTGCTTACCGCCTCCCTGTGGTCTTGCCCCAGTCCACCTTCAACTTGGCCGAGCCAGAGTTTGGGGCCGAAGCCAAACTGGAAGTGTCGTCCTCGTGTGGCCCCCAGTGTCACAAGGGAGCCCCACTGCCCACGTATGAAGATGTCAAGCAGTACCTGTCTTATGAGACCCTCTATGCCAACGGCAGCCGCACAGAGACGCAGGTGGGCATCTACGTCCTCAGAAGTGGCCAGGGGGAGTCTCCGGGGAAGTCTCGGAGGAAGCGGCAGATTTATGGCTACGACAGCAGGTTCAGCATTTTTGGGAAGGACTTCCTGCTCAACTACCCCTTCTCAACATCGGTGAAGTTATCCACAGGCTGCACCGGCACCCTGGTGGCGGAGAAGCACGTCCTCACAGCTGCCCACTGCATACACGATGGGAAAACCTATGTGAAAGGAACCCAGAAACTTCGGGTGGGCTTCCTGAAGCCCAAGTTTAAAGATGGCGGTCAAGGGGCCAACAACGCCAGCTCAGCCATGCCCGAGAAGATGAAATTTCAGTGGATCCGGGTGAAGCGCACCCACGTGCCCAAGGGTTGGATCAAGGGCAATGCCAATGACATTGGCATGGATTATGACTATGCCCTCCTGGAACTCAAGAAACCCCACAAGAGGAAGTTCATGAAGATTGGGGTGAGCCCTCCCGCCAAGCAGCTGCCAGGGGGCAGAATCCACTTCTCCGGTTATGACAATGACCGACCGGGCAATTTGGTGTACCGCTTCTGTGACGTCAAAGATGAGACCTATGACCTGCTCTACCAGCAGTGTGACGCCCAGCCCGGGGCCAGCGGGTCCGGGGTCTACGTGAGGATGTGGAAGAGACAGCAGCAGAAGTGGGAGCGAAAAATTATTGGCATCTTTTCAGGGCACCAGTGGGTAGACATGAATGGTTCTCCACAGGATTTCAACGTGGCTGTTAGAATCACCCCTCTTAAATATGCCCAGATTTGCTACTGGATTAAAGGAAACTACCTGGATTGTAGGGAGGGGTGA